The Amycolatopsis camponoti genome segment GTAGGAGCCCGTGACGTCGAACTCCTCCGGCAGGTTGCCGGTCAGCTCCAGGGAGACGAGCCCGTGCACGAAGGCCCAGCAGCCGACCGCGACCGTCTCCGGGGGGACGTCGAGGAAGACCCCGTCGGCGATGGCCTTCCGGATGACCGCTTCCAAGGGCTCGAGGGTCTTCCGGGCCAGCTTCTCGGCGTCTTCGTTGGGCTCGAACCCGGGCACCGACCTGGTGAACATGATCCCGTAGAGGTTGGGGTCGGCCAGCGCGCTGGCGCGGTAGGCGCTGCCGAGCGCGACGAGGTCGCCGACCGGGTCGCCGGTCAGCACGGTGCCGGCCATGCGGGCGCCGAAGCGGCGGAAGCCTTCGGTGTAGAGGGCGTTCACCAGATCGGGTTTGCTGCCGAAGAGGGAGTACACGGCGGTGGTCGACGTCCCGGCGTCGGCGGCCAGCTTCCGCAGGGAAAGCGCCTTCGGCCCGTCCGCGGCGATCAGCTCGCCGGCGCGGTCGAGCAGCTTCAGCCGGAGGGCTTCGTCGTGTGTCCGTGGTCGAGCCATGCACACAGCGTATCGGAACGCTGTTA includes the following:
- a CDS encoding TetR/AcrR family transcriptional regulator; amino-acid sequence: MARPRTHDEALRLKLLDRAGELIAADGPKALSLRKLAADAGTSTTAVYSLFGSKPDLVNALYTEGFRRFGARMAGTVLTGDPVGDLVALGSAYRASALADPNLYGIMFTRSVPGFEPNEDAEKLARKTLEPLEAVIRKAIADGVFLDVPPETVAVGCWAFVHGLVSLELTGNLPEEFDVTGSYETALRANASGWLRPHNSRSDPS